The following nucleotide sequence is from Coregonus clupeaformis isolate EN_2021a unplaced genomic scaffold, ASM2061545v1 scaf1058, whole genome shotgun sequence.
AttaaaccccccccccaaaaaaataaaaaatcccaccaaattagtgcactaggcctttattacacCTAACCAAACACCTCTTTTACCCCAATCACActctcaggtgaaggacatctcactggaggacacaggagctttgtgaagccagcaggacacaatacatggagagatgaccaaccaatcactgttgatgaggggagtggaacctcaacccagcacgTTATTGTGATAGAGGTTAGTGTATTAGTGTTGCATAAAACCTGTTACTTTGTAAATCAAATGTGGCCCttttatttcagaaaggctgcCCTCAGCTATTCACTTGCTTACATGTGCATCCTAATTTATCTGCCATAGGGGAGCTTGTGAGACTTCACTACGACGttgagtacggttacatgcacacaataatgcgattattgtggatagtcagattaatataatagtttgattaaaacgttgacatgctttgcaagaagaatgaTTTCCCTAATTATCAtctttacatggacacatctgaaaggCTAGCTCTTGGCACTCTGATAAATGTagaaaatcgccaatcaaaataaatgttgtatcacatgttatttttgggaagcatatttgattctgagttggGACCtgtaaagtttgtatgtgaaaacaacttctaagatgcatacattcagttgttccAAACTCATTTCACTAgcgctaaagagggaggctcgctcGACTGGGGTTAGCACATGcacagatcaaatacactgctggaaCACCGATTTAAGAtatttacatgtcctaataattcaaaagatggctcagaaaaccaggtgttttaatcggcgtatgcttacttcgattttgaccttacggcaattaagataagcagagtaaggtgtttacataactattgcataatctgcctactgccataatcagctTAATATCACATTAttactgtgcatgtaaacgtactctTTGTTATCCAATTTAACTAATGTACCGATAATAACCTCCTCTCTTGTGTCAGTCtgcagaggctgcaggtcctggggtcaagcaggagcggtctgaaggagaggaggacccacGGCACAGCAGAGACATCCAGACTGGAGGGTCTGTAGCGCCCCCTGTAGCCACGGAGGACAACACCACCACCCCAGCGCCGCCCAGGACCCAACGCAGcatcacggaggtcagtggaacgcagaacgccgtcctcaagtcagagacagacaccaaGACTTTAACTGTAACACACAGGCTCTTACACACAGCATCTGACCACAGATCAGACCCAGAGAGACATGGGCTGGGGAGACTGGGCTGTCCTCCTGCTCCCGGCTCAGACTATGTACCGGTATTTCACCAGAACGAGAGGATGGTTCATTCTCGTGAGGATGGTGATGGTGACGCATTAGACACTGGCGGTGATGATCCGTCTTGTTCTTACGCTACAGAGATGGACCCTGGCAACATATCCTTGGGTTtagagacacagactgatctgtctagaggggactggaaccagtacagtagtagtgtatactctgaagggtgccaAGATAAGAAAGGGGAGGGTCTGGTCATAGATGAAgtgactgtgaaagtggaggACAACGATTCTCCTACATGGAATGCAGATAATCACTTCGGAGACGGACACTCACAGGGAAGATATTTCTTAGATTACAGGGAAAGATTAAAGACAAATCCAAATGTTGCGACCCACTCGCCTTTATACGCGTTCGGGGACCGTGACCCAGTGTCCACGTCGATGGGGCCTTCCGATTCACACGGCCACGTCCTTTTCGATCAGGTATTGCACTCAAACGACAGTGCTAGAGCCCAGGCTCGGGAAGGGGGAGCAACATCATGCAATAGTAAAGAGAAACAgttcctctgcatgttctgtaacaaaggcttcagcaGCCCCCAGAATGTGGATATTCACCAGAGGGTCCACAGAGGGGTtaaacccttcagctgtacccagtgtcacatgcgcttcgcCCAGTCTAgtgacctgaagaggcaccagagggtccacataggggtgaaacccttcagctgtacccagtgtcacatgcgcttcaCCCAGTCTAgtgacctgaagaggcaccagagggtccatacaggggagaaaccctacagctgcccccagtgtCACATGAGCTTCACCCAGGCTGGCAGCCTGAAGaggcacctgaaggtccacacgggaGAAAGGCCGTTTGCCTGTCCGCactgcgggaagaggttctcagagaggagataccttaggatacaccagcagaaaaaccaTTCCACTCTATGAACTAGAAACAATTCCATGTTATTGCTTATTACGTTTAGATcaaaccctgcattaaagacaaagATTACTTTTCATTGTTGTCAGcagaaaagatccacagatgcatTTGGAGTAGAGAAAGTAACACATTTCAGTGTTGAATATTCCTGGTTTGATCGagaatgactgatgattggctggaAGAAATTAATAATAAGAAGCTTGTGGGagatgttttgttagacttcagtgcagcttttgacattctcGATCATAAtttgctgctggaaaaatgtatgttgTGGCTTTACATGCCCTGCTATATCGTGGATTGAgcgttacctgtctaacagaacacaggtaGAGTcgggcattccccagggcagttgtctaggccccttacttttttcaatctttaccaaTGAGCTGgcactgagtaaagcctgtgtgtctattactgctttcactgtattttgcttgtaaaaataaaaaagagggCAATGTTTATAGGACCCCCTTAAAAACAGGTCCATTTTTACCACATTCTTGCCTGCATATGCATTTTATACCTGCTGTGCGCATGCCGGCATCCAGGTGAtgagtggtggtagtagtggtgtgcAGATGCTGGTGggcgtttattttaataaatccattgaatatacaccatcaaaaataaatatattatacattttttcaagcaggtcctaagaaacataagactaataaaatgtattttcaaaggAATAGAATAGGCCTAGCATATTGAGTTTAATTATGTTACGTCCAAATGAATTAAATCAATAGTTCAttattttgttcattaaacaCACAAGACACACCTACCCCGATCAGTCAACACACATGTATTTTATAGTAAGAAAATAAtggaataaaatgcaaataaaaattTTCCTACACAACCGCTGTCATTTAAAAAAGAGATACTGAAACAGAGCCCAAACCCATGCTTTTTTGATCCACGTTTAATCTATTTCCTACCCTCACTCCACTTTGTTAGGGAGCAGGCGTAAGGTCTTATCTTCATCATGATACTGATAGAAGATAAGCTTGGAGTTGCCTATACGCGATCGAGCAAAATAATAGGGctacacttgatttaggctacattattgcatgctaTATGTTTCTGATTTGCCCAGCCAGAAACCAATTAACCAAATAGCCTGAGACAAGTCGGTgaagtcacaggcttttggtcaggagtaggcctaggctactaagcGATTGCGAGTGAAGAGCAAAAGAATCCACTTGTTAAACTGCATATTAAACGGCCTATATTACAGGCTGACAAAATGTTCTAATAAATGAGCCAACTATACAACATGATCATGAGCAGCACTCACCTCAACTTAGCTAACGTTTCCCCAGTCTAATTGTAACCTAACAAATATCCAAACGGAGATTCAATGAAATCAAAAATCTGACATTGAGTCCCcacgcttgtctcaaagcagcacGATGGCGCTGTCCCAAACGAAACGGTGCTGAAATGATCATCTAGTTGACCACGTGGGTAGGCTATTGCTTCAAATGTATTACAACGGTTGgatgactttgggagtttcatcaagcaacaatttgatacatgccttcaattgcattaACCTACTTTATTCCATCATGTTtgtcattcagtgatatttattcccacAGTAATTCTTTATGGATCCATCCAGTTGTGGTTAAGAAAACAGTGCACACTTAGTGGTGGGCTATGCGAAAAGATGGGCGAAGTGACATGCCTCAAAGTTTAGAAACTGACGGGAGGATGGTTACAGGGTGGTGCCAAGCAACCATCAAGAGATTAAGAGCGTAGTGCATGTCAATGCCGCCTCAGAATTACGGCTATGTATCATACTAAGCCGTATGCAGAACTTTACCGAATTGATTACTAGGTCGTTAGGTAGAAATAAAAGTTTAGGCTTTGATACCGGCAATACCTTTCAGGTATAAAGTAAAGGCCGAAAAAAGTTGGCGGTATGGTAAAAATGGCAAAAAAATAACGATATATGCATGCTGAACATTAAACACGTCAGCTACTGCaacaagtgaaatcactgcaacacttaaagaactgcagtcagttttagaatgggtggcaagtaaTAAGCTAGTACTAAAtctttaaataaataaacaactaaaagcattgtatttgggacaaaccattcacttggcagcagctaatggggatccctaataaatacaaatacattgtgtgatatacactgagtgtacaaaacattaggaacacctccctACTATTGAATTAcaccaccttttgccctcagaacagccttcaTTTGTCGaggcatggactttacaaggtgtcgaaagctttccacagggatgctggcccatattgactccaatgcttcccacagttgtgtcaagttggctggatgtcctttgggtggtggaccattcttgatacacacgggaaactgttgaatgtgaaaaacccagcagcattgcagttcttgacacactcaaaccggtgcgcctggcacctactaccataccccgttcgttcaaaggcacttaaatcttttgtcttgcacattcatcctctgaatggcacacacaatccatgtctcaattgcctctaggcttaaaaatcattttttaacctgtctcctccccttcatctacactgatttaagtggatttaacaggtgatagatcatagctttcacctggattcatctggtcagtctatgccatggacagagcaggtgttcctaatgttttgtacaatgtGTATAagccacatacaagcctaaaaagtctgttacatattgtgtttgtactgtgtTGGATATGTGATGTTAACAAATGCCTATTTCATTACTTTGATTATACTACTTAATTTTCAATTAGAAAATGAATGCAGTTTATCAAGTTGATGCAGATTTTTTGTTGAGACGTgtatgtgtggttttcatatggttTCTTTAAAACTTGTTTgtttaataaacacaaaatgggacttttcattctaaggctttcattctctctctttagTAAACATCACATCTGATCTCACCCTGTTCTGCATACACCGACAGCACTTTATTACCAATATACacttaaatataaataaatatacccacacactaacaaacacctacAGTACACATCAAAATAGTTTAGTCAGGCTTGTCTGATGATGACTTGCTTTATCATAGCGGACTCATATTTATGTCCATGATGAGTTTAACAACAATTAAGTCATtctgtaactacagtataggacTCAAACATATTGGGGATGGGTAAACACACTGGGGCCATACTTGCGAACATTAGAAAAAGTTTACGTTAAAGGTAAAGTTTAAGTATCAGCAAATTAAAATCCTTGACGTAGTGGCATGTGATCAAAGGCTACGTGTTAGCTGTTCCCATTACATAAGCTTGCACATTTAGCCCTATGGTAACCTTACCAGGTGGCTGTGATTATTTCCTGTAACAAATTCTGCATCAGGCAAATAAAATCATCAACGTAGTTGGACGTGTTCCAACACTTGTTCATGGAAGCGTCCTTAACAGAAGTATAACAGCACGTACTGATAATCAAAACAACTGCATCACGTGTATTTGACTGACTGGTCAAATTGCTTTCTGTGTAGAGTGCCTAGCTCCATGTAATTGTGGTAAGGGTTCGAATCTCACATTAGTGTGTTGAAGggatgtagcctacagccaacagcTTGAAAATGAAGATTAAGAATGAATTTAATAAGGAGCGACCTCTTTCTTCAGTCTTGCAGACAAACACTGCTATGGCCTAATAATCATATTacataggctatattacatggatgtgTACACCTAATGTATGCCTACAATGTTTTGTATGCATTTTTATAATAATCTAATTCGTCACATATGCCTTATTTGACTCGAGGACGAGCATTACAAAGTGTTATAGATTAGGATTACAGGTTGCACTCTCACTACAGTTCTTTTAAATAAGTTTATTGTGAGTCCGGACTCGAACCCACGCTTAGCACAGTATGTAAAAGATTCCAAATTGACAGTCTTGGTAGAGGAAGACACTTGTCTAATCAGATGGTGAATTACTTATATTTGACAAAGTCATCTAACTCTCTGCTTCtcatatactgtactataggaaCTCCGATCAACAGTAGAGCTAAAGCCTACATTCATTCACATCATATAGTGTCCTCCTTATGCTATAAGTTATTAATGCGTATGGGACTTTGTATGGTACACTTCAATTCACTTCGACAATGTGAGTGTGGGCTATAGACCTATGGAAATAAAAATGAATCACTGCTGgaaccctctcatgtgaaatccatgAATTCAATGTAAAAATGCAGACCGATACATAGGCTACTGGCACCGCTACATAAATAATCAACGCTACTCTAGTATAGGCTATATTACATAGACGTGTAGGTTGACACTTACATGTACAATGTTATATATGCATTATTATAATCATCCACTTCGTCACATATGCGTGGACCATGCGTGAAAACTGTTTTCCTTAACAAGGAATGCTTGAAGCAAGGGGGGGCTCGAACCTGCGGTTAATGAACACTGTTGTTTACGGGTCAACCGCTTTAGCGGTGTTTGCCACCAGGAAAGCAATGATGGTTACGGTACATGACAGCTATCTGACAAGTCAATAAGGCTCTTcaacttttttttaaaaaaaCTATGCACGATAAACGTATGTTGTATAGACCTCCTTCATATTTTCTCTGTAAAAAGCACAtggatgtacactaccagtcaaacgtttggacacacctactcattcaagggtttttctttatctttacattttttacattgtagaattatagtgaagacatcaaaactaggaaataacacatatggaatcatgtagtaaccaaaaaagtgttaaacaaatcaaaatatattttatatttgagattcttcaaatagccactctttgccttgatgacagctttgcacactcttggcattctctcaaccagcttcatgaggtagtcacctggaatgcattttaattaacaggtgtgccttcttaaaagttaatttgtggaatttcttttcttcttaatgcgtttgagccaatcagttttgttgtgacaaggtagggggggggtatacagaagatagccctatttggtaaaagaccaagtccatattatggcaagaacaggtcaaataagggtagagcctaactggcaaaCATATGCAgtacgtgagtttcaagtttggggaagataatcttcaccatagaaatgcacctttataataaaagcattacatatgtaatcgcatttgcggtcacttttgatgaTTGTGATTGTTTCccactaatggaacattcgcgcttatagcctactgctgtgtgcgcatcgctgcgcttataatgtgaagaaatagccgaaTAGTTGATCAACATTTAAAGCTAAACATTCagattttttagggggcattacggccacacaaaagGGATGCCGCCAGGAAATTAGAGGCTTATGTAATGGGAACAGCTAACATGTAGCCTTTGATCACGTGCCACTACATCAACGATTTTAATAGGCTGAGGCTTAAACCCTTATACTCGTGGGATTTGGCCTATATGGATCgagctaaattgaaatgttgcttacagaagaaatatggaaagcATATGAATAACCAATCAAAATGGAACAGTTTGGggattatgggaaaattattagactaaaggtgaggacaaaacagttaatctgacacaagactgaatccaaacattacactgttgagtttatgtgtattttacatttactgtaataTTCGCCGCGTTTGTtaataacgaaatctgaaaatactctggatacattcaatAACATAAGAATATTCATGGGAAATTTGGGGCACCGTAAGAAagaaaaatgacaagggtttgagtgagaggactaactcaatgcacttttatgactcaaagaagagtcaaCTATAAGGTCCtgttttgagctctcctagctgtgctttTGAGGAACTAAAGCAagtttgattttgaacacagccctgcatccccaccatcacacaattactgttgtttacaCATTCCAAAAAACAGTCGATTTAAATCACAATCTGGttaggtgggcatcatttgaaagcgtgttctattgccaacatgactagctaagttacaaaatacgatcttacagtgttaggctttcacaaggcaattcagagaagcagatcGTAAATTTGTTGCGCAGATCGTAAATTTGTTGCGTGTTCCCTGCCAAATTTCTTCACAATAcaacaaacaggctcattctattcagaacaacccagggtatgacgccatgtcatcttgtaactgtacatcatagtgatcataaacgttgacactgtatatgacatgagttttatgataaggaaatcaaagcggtatttattataattctCAACGCCTCATCTCTCAAAATACATTGAGTCCTCtttatttacagcatttccctcactcagacaaaacatttgtaaaagctgcccaattagcgggagggatggggtcAACTTCTTGTTGTGCACAGTGTTCAAGTTCAGAAccgctgtcagtcaaaaccaataCTGTGCTGTGAAGTGGAGACCTttagctctgacgtcatgtatagcatgatACTGTACAGCATTCCAGTTTAGGCGCGTAACAGTGTCCAAATCTGCTATTTTGAACAGgtatacgggtacgagtgtaaagagCTACACTTAACCTTGAACTTTTTCTAATGTTCGCATGTATGGCCCCCACATGTTGAAAGtgtgtttattatctgtgtgtacatacctgagggagtgtatgtctgtgtaatctgtatcACCTGTCTCTTCCAGGAAGAGGAGGGTCCAGAGGTGCTTCTGTtgaaggaggaggggtgtgaggagggtctggggaaccATGAGGGGACCATGGTTGtggaggacaaccagactacacctcctcctgaacccacagaggaaccagctgagcagcacaggaacacacacagtctcactgaggtgagcccactgtgaactactgtctgaatggtattaggtcagggcccgtatccacaaaggctctcagagcaggagtgctgatctaggatcagtttagccttttagatcataatgaataagaataTATGGAGAGATCCTAgaacagcactcctactctgagactctttgtaGATACGGGCCCAAGGCTTGAATAATTTTGTCTTAAGTGTGGGAAAATGTATTTGAATGATCAAACCATGAAAGA
It contains:
- the LOC123486195 gene encoding zinc finger protein with KRAB and SCAN domains 1-like, producing the protein MVHSREDGDGDALDTGGDDPSCSYATEMDPGNISLGLETQTDLSRGDWNQYSSSVYSEGCQDKKGEGLVIDEVTVKVEDNDSPTWNADNHFGDGHSQGRYFLDYRERLKTNPNVATHSPLYAFGDRDPVSTSMGPSDSHGHVLFDQVLHSNDSARAQAREGGATSCNSKEKQFLCMFCNKGFSSPQNVDIHQRVHRGVKPFSCTQCHMRFAQSSDLKRHQRVHIGVKPFSCTQCHMRFTQSSDLKRHQRVHTGEKPYSCPQCHMSFTQAGSLKRHLKVHTGERPFACPHCGKRFSERRYLRIHQQKNHSTL